The sequence CTGGGCCGAAATCATTTGCCGGGTAGGCATAGTAGAGCACGCCAACGTCGAGTGTCACACCCTCAGCGACATCGCCGCTCCAGCCTCCGTAGAAGTCGAGCTCCATTTCGCCGTAAAGCGCGCCGCCATCAATGGAGGAACCCCATGTGCCGACATAGAAACCGCTAGAGTGGTTGATATCGATGCCGCCCTGAATGGCCGGATCGCCAGCGGACAGCGAAACACCGCGAAAACGGTAATCGGTGACGAGGGCAACATTGCCCGAAACTTCGACTTCACTGGGAACTTCGTTGTCTTGCGCCATTGCCGGACTTGCCAGCAAAGCAAAAGACATTGCGGATGCGGCCAGAAGGCCGCGAGTGGACGTAAGCATATAACTTCCTAACTTCTTAAGTTCAGTTGCGCTTCGTCCCGCCTGCGAATTCGGTGGCCGCATCGTTATATG comes from Altererythrobacter sp. ZODW24 and encodes:
- a CDS encoding TorF family putative porin translates to MLTSTRGLLAASAMSFALLASPAMAQDNEVPSEVEVSGNVALVTDYRFRGVSLSAGDPAIQGGIDINHSSGFYVGTWGSSIDGGALYGEMELDFYGGWSGDVAEGVTLDVGVLYYAYPANDFGPAEYYEPYASIGTQLGPVSATLGVAYAPDQESLGDADNLYVYTDFEAGIPDTPFTLSAHLGYTDGALGPDVLAGGTDDSGFDYAVGVSATVLGGLGLGVQYIGVDGASVDGLTDDAVVGTLSFSF